In Sandaracinaceae bacterium, the sequence GGACCGACACGCTGGTGGCGGACCTGCGCTGGGCCGCGCGGCACGAAGCCGTGGTGCGCCTCGAGGACCTCCTGCTGCGCCGCACGCGCCTCGGCATCGTGCTGCCCGACGGAGGCAGCGCGCAGGTGGAGCTCATCAAGCGCACCGTGCAGGCGGAGCTGGGGCTCAGCGACGACGCGTACGCGGAGGCGTGGAGCGCGTATCTGCAGCTCGTGCGCTCGTCCTACGGGCTGCCCGGGTAGTACATCGCGTCGGAGGTCTCGGCCGGTTGCCGCCAGGGGACCGATTGACCTCGCTGCAAGGTCCTATGGGCACCCACCGCTGAAGCGGTGGGCAGCAGACCAGGTGGCTGATGAGCATAAAGTCCCCCGCCTTGCGGCGGCGGACTACGTGGCTGCCAGCAGGGTTTGCCCTACCCAGGTTACCCAAACACAGCGTCCGGCAACCCTCGGGAGAGCGCACCCCGTTGCCGATCACTTAGTCCGCCTGAAGGGCGGACCTTCGGTAGGTCCAGGCCTGGTCTGCTGCCCCCGGCTTCCAGCCGGGGGTGTCCATCGCACCTGGCAGCAAAGCAGCTCGGCCACCTGGTGAGATGTGCGAATTCTCAGGCTTCAGCCCTGGGTGCCCACAACGCACGACGGTGGGATCGCCACGGCCACCGTCAGACTACGGTGTGTCGCGCGGCTGCAGACACAGCACGCGGAGCGCCTCGTGTGTGGGGTCCGTGCCCGAGATGGACGCCATGCACGCGTCGACCTCGGCGCGACGCTGCGCCCAGGCCGCATCCTGCTGGATGTCCAGCACAGGCTCGATGCTGGCGAGGAGGACCATGGCGAGCACGGCAGCCGCCTCGGGGGACGTACCAACGCCAGCGTCGCGGCGGGCGGCCCTCCGCGTGCACACGCTGAGCGATCTCGGCGAAGCGGCCCTCGCGCGCCGCGTCGAGCGTCCATCCGAGCATCCCCGACCGGTCTCGGACGAACAGCTGCGCACGCTCCAGCTCCTCGAGCGCAGCCTGAGCCCCCTTGCTGGGCGAGCCGGAGCGCGGGGCCTGCGGGACCTCCGCGAGTTGGTCCCACGTGGTGACGCGCTCGCGCAAGAACCCCACCCGACGAATCGACCGAGCGCCGATCAGGATGCTCCCGCGCAGCCGGACCCTGGTCAGGACGACCGGCAGGAGAAGCAACACCGGGACCCAGCCCAGCAGGGTCCAGTCGCCCCGCCGTGGACCAGCGCGCGAACGAGCTGGGGGACCGCGAGGGCGAGCGGCAGCACGAGGACGTGGCCGAGCAGATAGCGAAGATCGTGGCGCCCTTGGTATGCGCGGGGCAGGAAGACGACGTGGTCGGACTCGAGATGCGCCGGAGGCTCACGGTAGGGGTTCATGGCGCCGTTTGTCGACGCTCGCGCGCCGCGTTGGCTTGGCTCGCGCGGATTCTCGTGACGCGGCGGCAGCCTGCCGTGCGGCCTATGGCCCAGCGTTCATGTCGCGCAGGTGGCGGTCCACCGCGCGGCGCATGAGTGGCGCGATCAGCCGGAGCAGCAGCCCCCCACCACGTGCGCGGGTGCAGCTCGAAGCTGCGCACGACCCGACAGCCGGTGGGCGTGGGCTCGAAGACCCAGCGCTCGATGAAGTGCGTGGCGAAGCGGCTGAGGGGCGCCGTGAACTCGCTCATGCGCATCACGATGCCGCCCCGTGTCGAGCCACGCCGTGATCTCCTCCACGTGGCTGGACCCGTCGCGGTTGGTCACGGCGATTTGCGTCCACCACGGCGTCCGTGCGCCGCCGGAAGCGCGCCTCTCGGATGCCGGGCAGGGGCCCGTAGCCGCGGAAGTCGGGCCAGTTCTCGAGCGTCAGCACGGCTTCGCCCACCTGCGCGGGGGTCAGCCGCAGCTCGCACAGGGAGCGCACATGGATGGGCGGGCGGGCCATGAGCCTGCTAGTGCGCCGAGCTGAGCAGCCGCTCCAGCTTGGCGAGGCCGCGCTCGAAGTCGGCCCCCAGCATGCTGTCCATGCCCACGATGGCGTCCATCGCGCGGCCCATGAAGCTGAGCTCGCCCTCGATGGTCCAGGTCACGCGTGTGTCTGCGCCCTGCGGCGCGAGCTCCATGTAGACCACCGCGTGGTCGTCCATGGGCGCCGTGAAGTGCAGCGCATAGTCCACGCGCGTGGGGGTGATCGCCGTGATCTCCATGCGGCCCGAGCCCACGTCCTCGCCGGCCCACGTGTACCAGGCGCCCACGCCCGAAGCCGGGTCCGAGTACTCTTTGATCGACGTGGGCTCGAGCTCGTCCCACGGGTTCCAGAGGATCCACTGGCGCAGGTCCGTGAGGTAGGGCGCCACCACCTCGGGTGTCCCACTCACCACCTGACTGCGCACCACGGTGTAGCTCGTGGGCCGCGTGGCGACGTAGGCAGAGAACCCTGCAATACCGAGGGCCAGGACACCCAGCACCCCGAGAGCGATCTTCTTCTTCGACATGCGCGCGAGGGTAGCTGGTACGGTGGCCCATGTCTGCTGACTCCTCTCGCGCGCCGCTGGTGTTCGGCGTGGTGTTCTTCTCCCTGATCGCCACGGTCATCGCGCACGTCATCGGCGGCAGCAACCCGTACACGCCGGCCGGCTCCGAGGGCTACGTGTTCCACCAGCCGCTGGTGATCGGGCAGCGCGAGTTCATCGAGGTGCAGCGCGGGCCCACCTCCACGGGCTGGCGTTGGGCGCAGCAGGTCATCAACCTGGACATGCGCGTGGCCACCTACACCGAGCAGATGCAGATCTTCAGCCTCGACAACCTGGAGGTCACGTTCGAGGTGCACGCCCGCATCCGCCTGCGGCCAGGCACCGCCCGCGAGGTCATCGAGCGCTATAGCGGTGCGGACTGGTTCGCCACCAACGTGCGCCGTCCGTATGTGACCGCCACGCGAGTCGGTGCGCACGCACGCCGCGTTCGCCATCAAGGACGCGAGCGTGGCCATCGGAGAGGCCATCCTCGCCCGCTTGCGCGAGGAGTACGCCGACAAGCCCTTCGAGTTCATGTCGCTGTCCATCGGCAACATCGAGTACCCGTCCTCGGTGACCGAGCGCGTGGTGGCCAACCTGGCCGCTGAGCAGCGCCGCCAGCGCCGCGAGGTGGAGCGCCAGATCGCGGAGTCCAACGCCGCCATCCGCGAGGTGCGCGCGCGCGGCGAGGCCGAGGCCCAGCAGATCGAGCAGGAGACGCTCACGCCGCTCTTCGTGCAGCACGAGGCGGCCGACCTGTACCGAGCGCTGGCCGACGAGACCGAAGACGAAGACGGTGTGGCGCGCGCCCGTGTGGTGATCGTCATGCCCACCCGCAGCGACCGTGCCGGCGTGCCCCGCATCTACCAAGGAGAAGCCCGATGAAGTCCTCCTCCATCAGCTTCGCGCTCGGCGTGCTCGCGGCCCTCTCGGGGCTGCTGGGCGGCTGCTCCAACGAGTCCACCTCCGAGGGGCACGTGGGCTACATCTACCACCAGCCACTCGTGTTCGGGGAGGCGCGCTACGTGGGCACCCAGGTGGGCCCCACCTCCACCGGCGTGGCCTGGCAACTCTACGTCATCAACGTGGACGTGAGCGCCAAGAACTACACCGAGGAGTTCCACATCCTGAGCCGCGACAACCTGACGGTGGGCTTCGGTGCCACGCGCATCGCCGTGCGGCGCGGCCGTGCGCACACTCATCGAGGAGATGGGCTCGGGCGAGACGGTGCCCAACACCACCTGGCCCGAGTGGTACGAGCGCGCGGTCCGTCAGCCCTACCGGAGCGCGGTGCGCGACATCGTGCACGAGTACGAGGCCTACGACATCCAGACCAAGACGCAGGAGATCAGCGTGGCCATCCTGCAGCGCCTGCGCGAGGAGTACGCCGACTCGCCCATCGAGTTCGAGTCCATCTCCATCGGCAACATCGCCTACCCCGACGAGATCAACGCCGAGATCCAGCGCAAGCTGGCCGCCGAGCAGGACCTCGAGCGCATGGCCCGCGAGCGCCAGATCGCCGAGCAAGAGGCGCAGATCGTGGTCACCAACGCACGTGGCCGCGCTGCGGCTCAGCGCATCGTCAACGAGACGCTCACCCCGCTCTACGTGCAGCACGAGATGCTGGAGAGCTTCACGCAGCTGTCGCGGTCAGCCCGCGTGACGGTGATCGCCACGCCCACGAACGACACGGGGGGTCGCCGGTGGTGCTGGGGTTGTAGCGCTGCAGCGCACGGGCCGCGCACGCGAGGCCGGTGCCGCGCGAGCTCGCGCTAGGGAACCTCGCCGAGCGCCAAGCGCTCCTCGCCCGTGTCGAGCGTCCCGTTTCCGTTTCGGTCGGCGCCCAGCTCGAGGGCGCGGAGCATGTTCGCCTCGAACGCCTCGAGGGCCTCCGGGTTCGACAGCGCGTCGATGCGGATGCTGTCGTCCGGGCCCACCTCGAGTTCGTCGAGATCGAGGTCGCCGAACCAGCGCGCCACATCGAAGCTGAGCACGAATTGGCTCATGGGAGCGCTGATGAGGAAGCTGGTCATCGGGCTGGTGGCCTCGAGCTCGACCTCCTGTTGGAGCACCAACGTGAAGCGACGCCCCGCGGGGTCAGGCCGGTGATCACCACGGAGCTGTCCTCCAGCTCGGCCGGTGCGCCCACGGGCAGCGGCAGCTCGGCCTGCGAGAGATCGGCCCGCAAGCCCGTGTATTCGGCGGGATCGAGCGCGAACTCGAGGCGGCTAGAGCTCGGGTCCGTGAGGTCCACCACGACCAAGCCCTCGATCTCGACATCGGACTCTTCCTCGTCTGGCGTGTCCAACCGCACCAGGCTGATGTCACTCACGCCGAGCCACGCTTCTTCGATGAAGATGCCGTTCGTGCCGGTGCGGAAGTCCGCCGTACCGGGGTCCGAGGTGTGCACGGAGAGACCCATCTGGCTGGGCTCGACCGGGTTGCCCGTCTCGGAGCCACCGGTGCAACCCAAGGTGATCAGCGTGGCGAGCGCGGCAGACGGAGCTCTCGCGAGTCGGAAGGTCATGGTTCGCGGTCCGGGGGCAATGAGAGGGGAAAGAGCTGGAAACCGACCTGGACGACCTGGGTGCCCGCAGACTCGGCCACCGCCAGCTCGAGGAGCTCCCGCCGGAAGCGCTGGATGCGGGCCTTGATGCGTGCCACCCCGCCCTCGGACAGCAACAGCGTCACGCTCGAGATGTCGCGCTCGCTCGACGGGATCAAGTCGATGCTGGCGGCAGCGCGCTCGAGCATCATCAGGTGGTAGTTGGCGATGTGCACCGCAGGCAGCTCGGGCCCGGTGGTGACCACGTCGCTGGCCTGAACCAGTCGGCCGTCGGCGTCGGTGACGAGCAGCCCCAGCTCCTTCAGCGTGTGGAGCGCGCGGTTGGCCTCCGCGAGGGAGATCTTCGGCCACAGGCGCTCCGCCAGCCACTTCGCGCTGCCGTCGAAGTCCGCACGCCCTGCCAGCTCTCGGATGGCGGGGACGTACCACTGCGCGTGATAGGCAGCGTGGGCCATGTCCAGCTGCTGCGCCTGGCGATACCCCCGAAAGCCCGAGAGCGCCCCGTGCACTTCCTGGCGCTCCTTGACCGTTGTGGCCTGCTCGAGGCGCACCAGCTCCTCGAAGTAGTGCGCGGCGTCGCCCGTCAGGCGACAGGCCTTCGCGAACTTCCTGGCCGTCTCGAGCGCGAGGTTGCGGTCACCCTCCATCACGCGCTTGAGATGATTCGGAGAGCTGAGCCCAGCGCGACGACTGAACGCGCGGAACGAGAATCCCTTCTTCGTCGCCTTCTCGTGCACGTAGAAGTCACGGAGAAACGCCCGGAAGTCGAGGTAGTCGAACACGTCGATCTCGGCTTCCACGTCGGCGTCGCTGGGGCGGTCCATGAATCCCCGTAAGCTATCAGCGGCTAGGCCCGAACCCCATCCGGAACTGCAGTATTCGTATTCTCGAGGATACGCTGTGGCTCCAGACGCCTTCATTCGATGAGGTCTTCTCGTATTCGGCGAGGTCCGCTGTATTCCCGAGGATACAGAATCGCTGCCGCCAAGTGGTGGGCCCGAGCGCCGTCTGGGCAGACTGGAACGACCCGCGCATCGACGCGGCCACACGTTCTTTGCGCCCTTATCCATCGGAGATCATCACTATGAAGACCACACCCCTATTTCTTGCTGGCGTGCTCGCCCTGGGCTGGGAGGGCGGCTGCAGCTCCCCCAATGACGGCCTGCTCCCAGACGGAGCCGTGGCCCCCTGCTCGGCCACCGAGGTGATGTGCGGCTCCGGCTGCGCCGTGCTGGCCACCGACGACATGAACTGCGGTCGCTGTGATCGGGCGTGCGGCAACGGACAGTCTTGCACCGACGGGGTCTGTGCCTGCGCGGCGGGCCTGGTGACGTGCGGGATGGACTGCGTGGACGTGTCGTCGGACGTGGATCACTGCGGCGGCTGCGGCGACAACTGCGACCCCGGTGAGCTCTGCATCTCGGGCAGCTGTGCGTGTCCCGCGCCGGGCGTCACTTGCCCGAACGGCTGCTTCGACACGTCGTCCGATCCGCAGCACTGTGGATCCTGCGACAACGACTGCGGTCCGGGCGCCATCTGCCCGTCCGGCACCTGCGACTGCCCGCCGGATCGCACCGACTGCGGCGGCGGCTGCACCACGGGCCTCGACGCCGACCCGCTGAACTGCGGCACCTGCGCGAACACCTGCGCCACCGGCGCGACCTGTGAGACCGGCGTCTGCACCTGCCCCGCGGGTCAGATCGTGTGCGACGGGGCCTGCGTCGACGTCTCGAGCGACGAAGCCAACTGCGGGGCGTGCGGCGACAGCTGCCCGGCCCGTGCCACGTGCACCTCGGGCGTGTGTGCCTGCCCCGGCTCCGAGGTCGCGTGCGGCAACTCCTGTGTGAACCTCGCCAACAACCCCGAGCACTGCGGCGGTTGTGGCAACGACTGCGACCCCGTCGGCGGCTGCACCTCCGGCGTCTGCTCCTGCCCGGCGCCGCTGGTCGCGAGCGGGCGGAACTGCCTGGACCTCAGCGCCGACGTGGACAACTGCGGACAGACGGGGAACCAGTGCAACGCCGACCAGTACTGTGTGGCGGGTGACTGCGTGTGTCGCCCCGGTCTGACGCTGCTCGGCGGCAACTGCGTGGACACCAGCTCCGACCCGAACCACTGCGGCGTGGGCGACGTGACCTGCGGCGGAGGGACCCCGCGCTGCTCGGCCGGCGTCTGCGTCGTGAACTGCCCCAACAACCTCGACGAGTGCAACGACGCGTGCGTGGACACCGACACGGACCCGCTCAACTGCGGCGGGTGCGGAGACAGCTGTGACAATGATGAGCTATGCGTCGGTGGCAACTGCCGCCAGTTCCAGCCGGCCCTCGCGTGCAACGCCTGCCCCTGTCCCGTGACCTGCGTGGGCGACGCGGACCAGTGCTGCACGTACCCGAACACGAACGAAGCCGTGTGCGTGGAAGGCAACTCCTGCCCCTGAGCGCAGTGGGTCGCTCTAAGTGAATCGAAGACCGCGGTCGGAGCCATCCGGCCGCGGTCTTCTCGTCAGCTGTGCAGAACGGGGGATGCCAAACGAACACGCGGCGGTCCTCGACGCGGTCCGCGCGGGTTGCCGGTGGTGCTGGGGCGGCAGCACGCAAGAATCGCGTAGAGCCGCCGACAACGGGCTGGCATGACTCCGCGCAAGCACGCTCAGCGTCCACCTCCCACGTCCCAGAAGCCCAGGACCAAGGCGGACGGGGTTTCCCTGCCCCGGCGATCACGTGGGGACGCCATCAAGAAGGCTACTCCCGCAGCGCTCCCCGAGGACGAGGCCACCGTCGCGACGCTCGTGCGTGACGTCGGAGCAGTGATCGACGTGGCGCGTCGACAGGTTGCGGTCACGACGAACGCGACCCTGACAGGACTCTACTGGCAGATCGGTCGGCGTGTACGCACTGAGGTGCTCGACGAACGCCGCGCGGCGTACGGGGAGGTGATTGTCTCCGCAGTGGGGAGACAATTGGAGGCGGACTACGGGCGCGGCTTCGGCGAGAAGAGCCTGCGACACATGATCCGTTTCGCGCAGGCTTTCCCGGACGGAGATTGTCTCCGCACTGCGGAGACAATTGTCGTGACGCATTTCTGCAGCTCCAGCTACATCGACGATGAGCTGAAGCGCACCTTCTACGCCGAGATGTGCCGGGTCGAGGGGTGGTCCAGACGCGCCCTCACCGAGCGCATCGACGGCATGCTCTTCGAACGCACCGCTCTGTCGAAGAAGCCGGACGCGCTCGTCCGCAAGGAGCTGGCCGCCCTTCAGGACAAGAGCGAGCTCTCCCCCGCGCTCGTATTCCGCGATCCGTACGTGCTCGACTTCCTCGAACTTGCCGACGCGTACAGCGAGAAGGACCTCGAGACCGCGATCCTCCGAGAGATGGAGCATTTCCTCCTCGAGCTCGGCACGGGCTTCGCGTTCGTTGCTAGGCAGAAGCGCATCACGCTCGATGGCGACGACTACTACCTCGACCTCTTGTTCTTTCATCGACGGATGCGGCGCCTCGTAGCCGTCGAGCTCAAGATCGGTGACTTCAAACCCGCAGACTCCGGTCAGATGCAGCTGTACCTGAGCTGGCTCGATCGCCACGAGCGCCAGCCTTTCCGAGCAGCCCCCGCTCGGAATCATCCTTTGCGCAGGCAAGAAGCGCGAAACAGTCGAGTATCTGGATCTCGACGCACGGGGCATCCACGTCGCTGACGTACGTGACCGAGCTGCCTCCTCGCAAAGTGCTCGAGGAACGTCTGCACCGCGCGATCGAAGCCGCTCGGAACCGGATTGTGACACGTAGAGACAGGTGACCAACTCAGGGGTTCTGGTGTAGGAGTCGGGCATGTCTGGATGGAGCCCGGTCAGCGGTACCGAAGCAGCGACCCTCGAGCGCGAGCTGGCGCGTGAGCTACCGACCGGGCACGTGTTGAAGACGCTGAGGGTGCGAGCGATCGCTCGGCGCTTCGACTGTGACGACGTAGCCTTCGAGGTGGAGGACGGTCGGCGCTGCGTGGTGCACCTCACCTGGCGCGTCGACACCGACCCTCTGTGGCCGCGCTGCGTGTTCGTGAAAGAGCTTCCTGAGCGGAACGCCGAGGACGAGGACGGGTAAAGACACGCCTCGGAAAAAACCACCGCCCATGTCGGCAGCGGCTAGCCTCGTTCGTCCTCGCTACACCCCCCGGACGAAGGGAGCCCCTGACCGATGCTTTACGCCCTGCTTTGCTGCAATCCTGAAGACGTCGTCTGTGCCTGGACCAAGGAGGAGGACGACGCCGTGATGGCGCGCCTCGGGGTGGTGCACGAGCGCTGGGAGCGCGCCGGGAAGCTGAAGCCGGCCATTCGCCTGCTGCCCACCACGGCAGCCACCACGCTGCGCAAGGCCGATGGCCTGGTGCTGGACGGGCCGTATGCCGAGACCAAGGAGCAGCTGCTGGGCTTCTACATCGTGGACGTGGCGAGCCTCGAAGAGGGGCTGCAGTTCGCGCGCGAGCTGACCGAGGCCAACCCGGGCGGCGCCTACGAGCTTCGCCCGGTGGGGCTGTATCTGCCGGGCTCGCCCGTCAGCAGCGCGCAAGGCACCGGAACCTGACGTGAGCGACCTCGGGTACATGCAGAGCGCCCTCGGTGCCGCGCGACCGCGCGCCGTGGCGGCCCTGCTGCGCTACTTCCGCGACCTCGACCTCGCGGAAGAGGCCTACCAGGAGGCGTGCCTGCGGGCGCTCAAGGTGTGGCCCGAGAACGGACCGCCGCGTGACCCGGCCGGCTGGCTCATCATGGTGGGCCGCAACGCCGCGCTCGACAGCGTCCGCCGCAGCGCCCGGCAGACGCCCCTGTGCGAGGCCCCGCCCGAGCGCGTGCACGGGCTGCCCACGGACACCGAGGCCGAGCTGGTGGAGCGCCTGGACGACAGCCACTACCGCGACGACGTGCTGCGGCTGCTGTTCATCTGCTGCCACCCCGAGCTGCCGTCCACGCAGCAGATCGCGCTCGCGCTGCGCATCGTGTCGGGGCTGAGCGTGCCGCAGATCGCGCGCGCCTTCGTGGTGACCGAGGCCGCCATGGAGCAGCGCATCACGCGCGCCAAAGGCAAGGTGGCCGCTGCGGGCGTGCCCTTCGGCAACCCCACGCCAGCCGAGCGCGCCGAGCGCCTGGGCGCCGTGGCCGCCATGCTGCAGCTGGTGTTCAACGAGGGCTACAGCGCCGCCGCCGAGCCCGAGCGCGCGCCGCTGGCCGACGAGGCCATCCGGCTGATGCGCCTCTTGCTGCGCATGTTCCCGGCCGAGCCCGAGCTGATGGGGCTCCTGGCGCTGATGCTGCTGCAGCACTCCCGCGCCGCTGCGCGCTTCGGCGCTGCGGGCGAGGCCATCCTGCTGGACGACCAGGACCGCTCGCGCTGGAACACGCGCCTCATCCACGAGGGCCTCGCGCTCATCGACAAGGCCATGCGCCACCGCGCGCCCGGTGCCTACCAGGTGCAGGCCGCCATCGCCGCGCTGCACGCGCGCGCCAGCACCCCGGCCGACACCGACTGGGCGCAGATCGACCTCTTGTACGGCACGCTCGAGCGCCTGACGCCGTCGCCCGTGGTCACGCTCAACCGCGCGGTGGCCGTGTCCAAAGTGCGTGGCCCCGAGCCCGCGCTCGCCATGGTGGAGCCACTGGGCGAGCGGCTGGCCGGCTACTTCCACTTCCACGGCCTGCGCGGCGGTCTGTCTCTGCAGCTGGGCCGCCCGCAGGAAGCCCGCGCGGCGTTCGACCGCGCCATCGCGCTTGCCACCACGGCCGCCGAGGCCGCCCACATCCGCATGCACCTCGACCGCCTGCGCTGACCCTCTGACCCCGAGCCCCGAGAACTGGAGAATCCGTCATGTCCCGCAAGATCTTCGTCAACCTGCCCGTCAGAGACCTGCCTGCGTCGCGTGGGTTCTATGCCGCGCTGGGCTTCACCTTCAACGAGCACTTCTGCGACGACACCGCCGCGTGCGTGGTCATCTCCGAAGACATCTTCGCCATGCTGCTCACGCACGCGAAGTTCACGTCGTTCACGGAGCGCGCCATCTTGGACCCCAAGCAGCACATCGAGGTGCTGAACTGCCTGTCCTGCGACAGCAAGGAAGAGGTGGACCGCGTGGCTGGCGCCGCCCTGACCCACGGCGGCAAGGAGCCGCGCCCCACCACCGACATGGGCTTCATGCCACTACCGCACGGTCGAAGACCTGGACGGACACACCTGGGAGTTCATGTGGATGGACCCAGCCGCCATCCCGGGCTGAGCTCCCGCCACCACCCTTCCGCTCACCACATCACCGAGAGACACCGTCATGACCACCGAGATCACTCCCATGGACGAGCGCGAGCTCGTGCTCACCCGCCTCGTCGACGTGCCCGCCGAGAAGCTCTATCGCTGCTGGACCGAGCCGGCCCTGCTCACGCAGTGGTTCGCGCCGCTGCCATGGACCACCCCGCACGCCGAGCTGGACGTGCGCGCCGGCGGCGCCAACCGCATCACCATGCGCAGCCCCGAGGGCGAGGACATGCCCAACGAGGGCATCTACCTCGAGGTGGTGCCCAACCAGAAGCTGGTGATCACCGACGCGTTCCGCGCGGGCTGGATGCCCACGGCCGCCGCGTTCATGGTGATCGTGCTGACGTTCACGCCGGAGGACGGCAAGACGCGCTACATCGCACGCGCCCGCCACTGGACCAAGGAGGCCGCCGAGCAGCACGAGCAGATGGGCTTCCACACGGGCTGGGGCATCTGCGCCGACCAGCTGGTCGCGCTCGCCAAGACGCTCTGAAGCAAGGAGGAACGCAGCCATGCTCGACACCCCCGTCATCCTCGAGACCACCCCGCTGATCACCGCGTGCGTGCACGTCACCGTGGCGCGCGACCAGATCCAGCACGTCATGGGCCCCGCCATCAGCGAGGTCTACGGCGCCGTCATGGCGCAGCAGCGCACGCCCACGGGGCCATGGTTCACGCACCACCACCGCATCGAGCCCCACGCTCTTCGAGTTCGACGCGTGCGTGCCCATCGACCAGCCCATCACGCCGGTGGGGCGCGTGTTCCGCTAGCGAGTGGCCGGCTACGCGCGTGGCGCGCGTGATCTACAGCGGCCCGTATGAAGGGCTCGGCGAAGCCTGGCCCGAGTTCAAGGCCTGGCTCGAGCGCGAGGGCCACACGGGCCGCAGCGACCTGTACGAGCGCTACCTGGTGGGCCCCGAGAGCACGCAGGACCCGGCGGAGTACCGCACGGAGCTGATCCAGCCGCTCGTGTGACGTCCAGCCGCAGCCCCCTCGGCAACGTGTGATGGTGGGCTTTCACAGCATACTAGATTCTAGTATGATGTGAGCATGGCCAAGACAACGAGCCTGATCCTCGGTG encodes:
- a CDS encoding SRPBCC family protein, producing the protein MSKKKIALGVLGVLALGIAGFSAYVATRPTSYTVVRSQVVSGTPEVVAPYLTDLRQWILWNPWDELEPTSIKEYSDPASGVGAWYTWAGEDVGSGRMEITAITPTRVDYALHFTAPMDDHAVVYMELAPQGADTRVTWTIEGELSFMGRAMDAIVGMDSMLGADFERGLAKLERLLSSAH
- a CDS encoding TIGR02147 family protein — its product is MDRPSDADVEAEIDVFDYLDFRAFLRDFYVHEKATKKGFSFRAFSRRAGLSSPNHLKRVMEGDRNLALETARKFAKACRLTGDAAHYFEELVRLEQATTVKERQEVHGALSGFRGYRQAQQLDMAHAAYHAQWYVPAIRELAGRADFDGSAKWLAERLWPKISLAEANRALHTLKELGLLVTDADGRLVQASDVVTTGPELPAVHIANYHLMMLERAAASIDLIPSSERDISSVTLLLSEGGVARIKARIQRFRRELLELAVAESAGTQVVQVGFQLFPLSLPPDREP
- a CDS encoding YciI family protein, translated to MLYALLCCNPEDVVCAWTKEEDDAVMARLGVVHERWERAGKLKPAIRLLPTTAATTLRKADGLVLDGPYAETKEQLLGFYIVDVASLEEGLQFARELTEANPGGAYELRPVGLYLPGSPVSSAQGTGT
- a CDS encoding RNA polymerase sigma factor, encoding MSDLGYMQSALGAARPRAVAALLRYFRDLDLAEEAYQEACLRALKVWPENGPPRDPAGWLIMVGRNAALDSVRRSARQTPLCEAPPERVHGLPTDTEAELVERLDDSHYRDDVLRLLFICCHPELPSTQQIALALRIVSGLSVPQIARAFVVTEAAMEQRITRAKGKVAAAGVPFGNPTPAERAERLGAVAAMLQLVFNEGYSAAAEPERAPLADEAIRLMRLLLRMFPAEPELMGLLALMLLQHSRAAARFGAAGEAILLDDQDRSRWNTRLIHEGLALIDKAMRHRAPGAYQVQAAIAALHARASTPADTDWAQIDLLYGTLERLTPSPVVTLNRAVAVSKVRGPEPALAMVEPLGERLAGYFHFHGLRGGLSLQLGRPQEARAAFDRAIALATTAAEAAHIRMHLDRLR
- a CDS encoding SRPBCC family protein, which codes for MTTEITPMDERELVLTRLVDVPAEKLYRCWTEPALLTQWFAPLPWTTPHAELDVRAGGANRITMRSPEGEDMPNEGIYLEVVPNQKLVITDAFRAGWMPTAAAFMVIVLTFTPEDGKTRYIARARHWTKEAAEQHEQMGFHTGWGICADQLVALAKTL